One part of the Vicia villosa cultivar HV-30 ecotype Madison, WI linkage group LG6, Vvil1.0, whole genome shotgun sequence genome encodes these proteins:
- the LOC131613372 gene encoding uncharacterized protein LOC131613372, whose translation MDQNCYLLLRLWLIPYNHQLFSLEGGSSPKKVSISLPNLSHHVVSNSCNGLMCLYTDFPCGRDVFLCNPTTKETRLLPSSCLAAKTKDGMILGVGMGHDRRSKDLIKVVRMWISYHKCRCKNYIIEEYDLRSDSWRIIESANPWSCEFETCSFAMHCRGVYYWWGKVKGLSTTIVTLDVGGGFLNKVALPKDVDISSSSGRYLGVLNECITLVCRNCCDQNANFDIWAMNGSGNLDSCWTKIRTIENSSPCVPLVFWKGSELLLKMFDKVRSYNVDTKEIRNVNFENEGRGIVDICEAIFCEKSQISVKSLPTVI comes from the coding sequence ATGGATCAAAATTGTTATTTGCTTTTACGACTTTGGTTAATCCCATATAATCACCAACTATTTTCTTTAGAAGGTGGCTCTTCTCCAAAGAAAGTTTCTATATCTCTGCCAAATCTCTCGCACCATGTTGTTTCCAATTCTTGTAATGGACTAATGTGTTTGTATACGGATTTTCCTTGTGGAAGAGATGTTTTTCTATGCAATCCAACAACAAAAGAGACAAGACTTCTTCCATCGTCATGTTTGGCCGCAAAAACAAAAGATGGGATGATACTAGGTGTTGGAATGGGACATGATCGTAGAAGCAAAGATTTAATTAAGGTTGTTAGGATGTGGATTAGCTACCACAAATGTCGTTGTAAGAACTATATTAttgaagaatatgatttaagaagTGATTCTTGGAGAATAATTGAAAGTGCTAATCCATGGAGTTGTGAGTTTGAAACTTGTTCTTTTGCAATGCATTGTAGAGGAGTTTATTATTGGTGGGGAAAAGTTAAAGGCTTGAGTACAACAATTGTTACATTGGATGTGGGAGGTGGATTTCTCAACAAGGTGGCATTGCCAAAAGACGTTGATATTAGTAGTTCAAGTGGAAGATATTTGGGTGTTTTGAATGAATGTATAACATTGGTTTGTCGTAATTGTTGTGATCAAaatgcaaactttgatatttggGCGATGAATGGAAGTGGTAATTTGGATTCTTGTTGGACCAAAATTCGAACTATAGAGAATAGTTCACCTTGTGTtccattagtattttggaagggAAGTGAGCTTCTTCTAAAAATGTTTGATAAGGTGAGATCTTATAATGTTGATACAAAGGAAATTCGTAATGTCAATTTTGAAAATGAAGGTAGAGGAATTGTTGATATATGTGAAGCTATATTTTGCGAGAAGAGTCAAATTTCAGTTAAATCTCTACCAACTGTGATTTAA
- the LOC131613373 gene encoding uncharacterized protein LOC131613373, whose amino-acid sequence MDQNCYLLLRLWLTPYNHQLFSLECGSSPKQISTSFPNLSHHIISNSCNGLICLYTDFSCGRDVFLCNPTSKETRLLPLSSLAEKTKDGMILGVGMGHDHRNKDLIKVVRMWISYHKCRCKNYIVEEYDLRSDSWRIVESANPWSCEFETCSFAMHCRGVYYWWGMVKGLSTTIVTLDVGGGFLNKVALPKDVDISSSSGRYLGVLNECITLVCRNCCDQNANFDIWAMNGSGNLDSCWTKLRTIEHSSPCVPLVFWKGRELLLKMFDKVRSYNVDTKEIRNVNFENEGRGIVDICEAIFCEKSQISVKSLPTVN is encoded by the coding sequence aTGGATCAAAATTGTTATTTGCTTTTAAGACTTTGGTTAACCCCATATAATCACCAACTATTTTCTTTGGAATGTGGCTCTTCTCCAAAGCAAATTTCTACATCTTTTCCAAATCTCTCCCATCATATTATTTCCAATTCTTGTAACGGTTTAATATGTTTGTATACTGATTTTTCTTGTGGAAGAGATGTTTTTCTATGCAACCCTACATCAAAGGAGACGAGGCTTCTTCCATTGTCATCTTTGGCTGAAAAAACAAAAGATGGAATGATACTAGGAGTTGGAATGGGACATGATCATAGAAACAAAGATTTAATTAAGGTTGTTAGGATGTGGATTAGCTACCACAAATGTCGTTGTAAGAACTATATTGttgaagaatatgatttaagaagTGATTCTTGGAGAATAGTTGAAAGTGCTAATCCATGGAGTTGTGAGTTTGAGACTTGTTCTTTCGCAATGCATTGTAGAGGGGTTTATTATTGGTGGGGAATGGTTAAAGGCTTGAGTACAACAATTGTTACATTGGATGTGGGAGGTGGGTTTCTTAACAAGGTGGCATTGCCAAAAGATGTTGATATTAGTAGTTCAAGTGGAAGATATTTGGGTGTTTTGAATGAATGTATAACGTTAGTTTGTCGTAATTGTTGTGATCAAAATGCGAATTTTGATATTTGGGCGATGAATGGAAGTGGTAATTTAGATTCTTGTTGGACCAAACTTCGAACCATAGAGCATAGTTCACCTTGTGTtccattagtattttggaagggAAGAGAGCTTCTTCTAAAAATGTTTGATAAGGTGAGATCTTATAATGTTGATACGAAGGAAATTCGTAATGTCAATTTTGAGAATGAAGGCAGAGGAATTGTTGATATATGTGAAGCTATATTTTGCGAGAAGAGTCAAATTTCAGTTAAATCTCTACCAACAGTGAATTAA
- the LOC131613374 gene encoding uncharacterized protein LOC131613374 — protein MGASFLFPKTNLTGLNQSKLIHKKKTSAPKSFASVVSNSVCDIPQSQFPQVCIKGNRLAITIPGEEYKLGVEACKHHLHGRVVWSKGSSPLTVVNLKEKLLSLWPSICKWSVTSLGKGFFKFAFSSLEDVQRVRSVSAWTLPQGVLKLFPWTKDFTPATLKQTSTQVWIRIHGLSQEYWRPKIPFAIDSSIGTPICIDFATNKLVFERPFGHFVRVLVDLNITRDLSYRILVERIGFAFFVDIEYEKLPEFCSHCS, from the coding sequence ATGGGTGcttcctttcttttccctaaaACAAACTTGACAGGTTTGAATCAATCGAAACTGATTCATAAAAAGAAAACTTCAGCCCCAAAATCATTTGCTAGTGTGGTATCAAACAGTGTTTGCGATATTCCACAGAGTCAATTCCCTCAAGTTTGTATTAAAGGTAATAGGCTTGCTATTACAATACCTGGAGAAGAATATAAGCTAGGAGTTGAAGCTTGCAAGCATCATCTTCATGGTCGCGTGGTCTGGTCTAAAGGTTCTTCGCCTCTCACGGTGGTAAACCTGAAGGAGAAGCTTTTGTCTCTTTGGCCATCAATATGTAAATGGAGTGTCACATCCCTTGGAAAGGGCTTCTTCAAATTTGCTTTTTCATCGCTGGAAGATGTACAACGTGTTAGATCGGTGAGTGCATGGACTCTTCCGCAAGGAGTCCTCAAACTCTTCCCTTGGACTAAAGATTTCACTCCAGCTACTTTGAAGCAAACTTCAACACAAGTTTGGATCAGGATCCATGGCCTTTCCCAAGAATACTGGAGACCAAAAATCCCTTTTGCAATAGACAGTAGTATTGGAACTCCAATATGCATTGACTTTGCAACTAACAAATTAGTTTTTGAAAGGCCTTTTGGTCATTTTGTTCGTGTATTGGTGGACCTGAATATAACTAGGGATCTGAGCTATAGGATTCTGGTGGAAAGAATTGGTTTCGCCTTCTTTGTGGATATAGAATATGAGAAGTTACCCGAGTTCTGTTCTCATTGTTCTTGA
- the LOC131613370 gene encoding WUSCHEL-related homeobox 13-like codes for MENFGIHGSNVKFGMTDEQVEILRKQIAVYAYISELLIDKHKHSSSRQHLTNDVGVRMFCDSKLIDKLSFRQRWKATTPQIQALEQIYAANPRRPPNKEIIKKITIDLSKYGKITESNVYNWFQNRRARTKKYSSVDAKSKVETTIDSKGKMIEPDELAALPNENLGHQNTQVGSDFLPYFNPEIDDSFAIF; via the exons ATGGAGAATTTTGGAATTCATGGTTCTAATGTGAAGTTTGGAATGACCGATGAACAAGTTGAAATTCTTCGAAAACAAATTGCAGTTTACGCATACATCTCTGAATTACTCATTGATAAGCATAAACACTCTTCTTCTCGCCAACATCTCACTAATG ATGTTGGGGTGAGAATGTTTTGTGACTCAAAATTGATCGACAAATTAAGTTTTAGGCAGCGTTGGAAAGCAACAACTCCACAAATTCAAGCTTTGGAGCAAATATATGCAGCTAACCCGAGGAGGCCTCCAAATAAGGAAATCATAAAGAAGATAACCATTGATTTAAGCAAGTATGGGAAAATTACTGAGAGCAATGTATATAATTGGTTTCAGAATAGACGTGCTAGGACAAAGAAGTATAGTAGTGTTGATGCAAAATCAAAAGTAGAAACTACAATTGATTCCAAAGGTAAGATGATTGAACCGGATGAGCTTGCGGCCTTACCTAACGAAAATTTAGGTCACCAAAACACTCAAGTGGGTTCTGACTTTTTACCGTACTTTAATCCCGAAATAGATGACAGTTTTGCGATCTTCTAA